In a single window of the Bradyrhizobium erythrophlei genome:
- a CDS encoding DUF433 domain-containing protein, translated as MSDLLTRITIDPKQMHGRPCIRGLRITVADILGMLSAGQSREEILADYPYLESADIDAVLAFAAR; from the coding sequence ATGTCAGACCTTTTGACGAGAATTACGATAGATCCCAAACAGATGCATGGCCGCCCATGCATTCGTGGCTTGCGTATTACGGTCGCGGATATTCTGGGCATGCTGTCGGCCGGACAATCGCGGGAGGAAATCCTTGCGGATTATCCATATCTCGAAAGCGCGGATATTGATGCGGTCCTGGCGTTTGCGGCTCGTTAG
- a CDS encoding ArsR/SmtB family transcription factor produces MNSETLAALGEPNRLRIVELLRAGPRPVNDIRGRLGLRQSQVSQHLKVLKDVGLVEMEPRAQQRFYRLRAQPLKQLHKWLDRYRHIWEERFEQLDEIIEELKRKEKSDAAGKDR; encoded by the coding sequence ATGAATTCTGAGACGCTTGCTGCGCTAGGCGAACCCAATCGACTTCGAATAGTTGAGCTGCTTCGTGCAGGACCTCGGCCGGTGAACGACATCCGTGGCCGGCTGGGGCTCAGGCAATCGCAAGTTTCCCAGCATCTCAAGGTGCTCAAGGATGTAGGCTTGGTTGAAATGGAGCCGCGCGCGCAGCAGCGGTTCTACCGACTACGCGCGCAGCCCCTGAAGCAACTTCACAAATGGCTCGACCGTTACCGGCACATCTGGGAAGAGCGTTTCGAGCAGCTGGACGAGATCATCGAGGAACTCAAGCGAAAGGAGAAATCGGATGCAGCGGGCAAGGACAGGTGA
- a CDS encoding SRPBCC family protein, which yields MRNETIVERTADRELVVRRTFNGPAHIVFDAWTKPELLKRWWAPKSFGVSLFECESDLRVGGTYRYAFGRDPRNPEVFSGRYIEVRSPSRLVLTQVYERMRDAGEAVVTATFEESEGRTLLTLHQLFPSKEALEGALASGMEHGMRVTLDQLDELVASNRQNVNATLQRPTAG from the coding sequence ATGAGAAACGAAACGATTGTGGAACGGACGGCCGACCGTGAGCTGGTCGTCAGGCGCACGTTCAATGGACCGGCGCATATCGTCTTCGACGCATGGACCAAGCCGGAGCTCCTGAAACGATGGTGGGCGCCCAAGTCCTTCGGCGTGTCGCTCTTCGAGTGCGAGTCTGACCTGCGCGTGGGAGGAACCTATCGCTACGCGTTCGGGCGCGACCCAAGGAATCCGGAGGTGTTTTCAGGACGGTATATAGAGGTGAGATCGCCCTCACGGCTTGTCCTCACACAGGTCTATGAGCGGATGCGCGACGCGGGTGAGGCCGTAGTCACAGCCACCTTCGAGGAGAGCGAGGGCAGAACTCTTCTTACTCTGCACCAGCTTTTCCCTAGCAAGGAAGCGTTGGAAGGCGCGCTCGCCTCCGGGATGGAGCACGGAATGCGTGTGACGCTCGACCAACTCGATGAACTGGTCGCCAGCAATCGACAGAATGTCAACGCGACGTTGCAGCGTCCGACCGCAGGCTGA
- a CDS encoding AAA family ATPase produces MSSKRNRTIGMPAPYLRRIWLDPSRVPDRAAYPFCLPFLRDEFDLDFDRPITIIAGENGTGKSTLLEGIAVLAGYDEAGGGKGYRPVDHSNAVEAMGGQLSEALRASWLPRITNGWFFRAESFFSVARYQDEVNAEDIPGVAAGIPPDFLSYSHGEGFLRFFEQRCQRQGIFIFDEPEAALSPARQMEFLKLMRRMEESTICQVVMATHSPMLMAYPGARLLRLSKYGLEPVTVEQTDHYKVMREFCADPAGFVEAVIDEWTPRRREADQF; encoded by the coding sequence ATGAGTTCAAAACGAAACCGTACCATCGGCATGCCCGCGCCTTACCTCAGGCGCATCTGGCTCGACCCTTCCCGCGTTCCCGACCGCGCGGCCTATCCGTTCTGCCTGCCGTTCCTGCGCGACGAATTCGACCTGGATTTCGACCGGCCCATCACCATCATCGCCGGTGAAAACGGCACCGGCAAGTCCACGCTGCTGGAAGGGATCGCGGTGCTGGCCGGCTATGACGAAGCCGGCGGCGGCAAGGGATATCGGCCGGTCGATCACTCCAATGCGGTTGAGGCGATGGGCGGCCAGCTTTCCGAGGCGCTGCGCGCGAGCTGGCTGCCGAGGATCACCAACGGCTGGTTCTTCCGCGCCGAGAGTTTTTTCTCGGTCGCGAGATACCAGGACGAGGTCAATGCCGAAGATATTCCCGGCGTTGCCGCCGGCATCCCGCCTGACTTCCTCTCGTATTCGCACGGCGAAGGTTTTTTGCGGTTCTTCGAACAGCGCTGCCAGCGGCAGGGCATTTTCATCTTCGACGAGCCGGAAGCCGCGCTGTCGCCTGCGCGCCAGATGGAATTCTTGAAGCTGATGCGGCGGATGGAGGAGTCCACGATTTGCCAGGTCGTCATGGCCACGCACTCGCCCATGCTGATGGCGTATCCCGGCGCGCGGCTGCTGCGGCTGTCGAAATACGGGCTGGAGCCGGTGACCGTCGAGCAGACCGATCACTACAAGGTCATGCGCGAGTTCTGCGCCGATCCGGCGGGGTTTGTGGAAGCGGTGATCGATGAATGGACACCCCGTCGCCGGGAGGCCGATCAGTTTTGA